The Rhizobium sp. BG4 genomic sequence ACGGGCTAACCTTTTTCGGCCTGCTCGGTATCGCCATTCCAAACTTCATGCTGGCGCTGATCCTGATGTATTTCGCCAATGTCTGGTTCGGGCTGTCGATCGGCCACCTGATGGACCAGCAATATCTGAACGAGCCGATGAGCTGGGAGAAGGCGAAGTCGATCCTCGCGCATCTCTGGATCCCCGTCATCATCGTCGGCACTGCCGGAACCGCGGGCATGATCCGCCGCCTGCGCGCCAATCTGCTCGATGAAATGCAGAAGCAGTATGTGACGACGGCGCGCGCCAAGGGCCTGCACCCGACCCGAGCGCTGATCAAATATCCGCTGCGCATGGCGCTGAACTTCTTCGTCGCCGATATCGGATCGATCCTGCCATCGATCATCTCGGGTGCCGAAATCGTCGCGATCGTGCTGTCGCTGGAGACGACCGGGCCGATGCTGGTCAAGGCGCTGCAAAGCCAGGACATGTATCTCGCCGGTTCGTTCCTGATGTTCCTCGCGTTCCTGAACGTCATCGGCGTGCTGATCTCGGATATCGCGCTCGGCTTCCTCGATCCCCGCATCCGCTTGCAAGGCAGGAGCACCAAATAATGTCGCCCTTGCCGCCGCCCGGTGCGCCCCTGGAGCATTTTGTCTCGACCACGCCGTTCGATCCGCATGCGCAGGAGACGATGACCTCTGCGCAGTCGCGCATTCACCTTGCTTCGCAGAAGCAGCTGATGTGGTGGAAGTTCAAGCAGCACCGGCTGGCACTGGTCTCCGGCATCTTCCTCGCATTCGTCTATTTCGCGATCCTGATCGTTGAATTCCTGGCGCCCTACGGACTGCATAGCCGCAATGTCGATTACATTCATTCGCCGCCGCAGCGGGTGCATTTCTTCGACAAGGGCGAGTTCGTCGGCCCGTTCGTCTATGGCCGCTCGATGCAGCTCGATATCGATACGCTGCGCCGCATCTATACCGAGAAGCCCAACGATATTCAGCCGATCCGCTTCTTTTGCCGCGGCGA encodes the following:
- a CDS encoding ABC transporter permease, with the protein product MLRYILWRIAAMVPTLFVISALVFTIIELPPGDFFESQIAELRAQGETANLQEIEELRKQYGFDKPEIVRYFYWVGGMLHGDFGYSFEYQLPVSEVVGDRLWLTILVSFTTILVTWLIAFPIGIYSATHQYSWGDYGLTFFGLLGIAIPNFMLALILMYFANVWFGLSIGHLMDQQYLNEPMSWEKAKSILAHLWIPVIIVGTAGTAGMIRRLRANLLDEMQKQYVTTARAKGLHPTRALIKYPLRMALNFFVADIGSILPSIISGAEIVAIVLSLETTGPMLVKALQSQDMYLAGSFLMFLAFLNVIGVLISDIALGFLDPRIRLQGRSTK